Within the Flavobacterium sp. N502536 genome, the region GACTGCCTTTACTTTTACAGGAGTTCGTTCGGATGCTTTGGCTTTAAACGCGGCTTATCCTACTGGCGTAACCACCATTTCATGGACCGCCACAGATGCTTCGGGAAATGTTTCGGCAGCCTGTACACAAACTATTACGATTACCGATCGCGAAAAACCAATCCTAAACTGTCCGGCAAACATCACTCAGGTTACAGATTTGGGAACCTGCAACGCAAATGTTACGATCACAAACCCAACGGCGACCGACAACTGTTCGACTGCCTTTACTTTCATAGGAGTTCGTTCGGATGCTTTGCCTTTAACGGCTGCTTATCCTACTGGCGTAACCACCATTTCATGGACCGCCACAGATGTTGCTGGAAATGTTTCGGCAGCCTGTACACAAACCATTACCATTATCGACGCTGAAAGACCAATACTAACTTGTCCGGTAAACATTAATCAGACGGTCGATGCAGGGAAAAATAGTGCAAACGTTACGATCATAAATCCAACTGCGACTGACAACTGTTCGACTGCCTTTACTTTCACAGGGGTCCGCTCCGATGCTTTGGCACTAACCGCTGCTTACCCGGAAGGCATTACCAGAATTGTATGGACAGCCACAGATGCTTCAGGAAATATCTCGACATTCTGTGTGCAAAAGATTAAAATAACCAATCCTGCAAAACCGGTCTCAATCTGCCCAGAAGAGTAAGCAGTTGGGGAATGCAGAAAAAAGCAACCGGGCAGTTCTGGTGCTCTATTGTAAATCCGGAGATAGCCAATAATTATGTCGGAAGCCTTACCGTCAGGGAAGAAAACCAACTAATGATTGCCGCTTTTATCCGATTAAATAAAATTACAATTAGCAAAACAGCCCGGAATTTTCTGAGCCATTTAGATGATGTAAAAAGAACATTTAGCAAAATGTCGGGATATTACGATGCCTATTAAATACAAATAACAGGAATCATTTTTAGCTCAAAATCACACCATAATTTCAATCAAAACAGTATCTATTCCTCTGGGCGAGGATTGTGACTTCAAAACAGTTGTGATCCTACTCCAAATTCAGGTTCTTAAATTAAAAAAATAGCAACATATGCAAAATACTAGTTTTAAAAAACTCGATTTTCTCAATTTACTTTATAAAGAATACAGAGGTTATTCTTTTTTGTTGAGAATAGCACTGCTTGTGCTTCCTTATATCGCACACAGTCAATGTACGGTAAATACTGTAAATCCAGGTTTTGAGCTGCCAGTGGGGGGCGGGATAGTGAATCAAAGTCAGGTTCCGGGATGGAAAACGACAGCTCCGGATGGATCTATAGAAATTTGGGCCAGAGTAAACGCAGAGAATTTTCTACCCTTTGAAGGAAATCAGTTTGTCGAACTTAATGCTTACGTTGCAGCGGGATTGTATCAGGATTTTGATACTAGAGAAGCTACTACGTTTAATTATTCGTTTGCCCATAGAGGAAGAAAGGGTACCGATGTTATGGTGTTAAAAGCAGGTCCTCCGGGAGGGCCATATACCGAAGTAACCAGAGCGGCAACAGGAAATACGGCCTGGAAAGCATATACCGGAACGTATCAGATACCGGTTTACCAAAGTACGACAAGGTTTATTTTCGAGGCTGTTTCCACCTCAACGGGTAATGTAGCTATGGGGAATTTATTAGATGCAATAAATTTTACTGCAACTTTGGGTACGCCACCAGTTACAGGTGCCGGCAGTGCTGCTTGCGAAGGAAATTCGGTAACACTTACGGCCTCTGCCAAACCGGGCTCTACTGTTAATTGGTATAATTCAAGCGGGATTTTACTTTATACAGGACTAAGTTACACCACTCCGGCTTTATTTAGTAATACAAAATATCAAATAGAACAGGTTAGTAGTTCAGGGTGCAAAAGCGGTTTATCCGATATAAATGTTACAGTAACCCCCAGACCTGCGATCACGTTATCCGGAGCGGCAAAAGCCTGTTTAACCACCACCTTAACGGCAGTTACCAATGCTGCTTCTCCAAAATTTGTTTGGTATAAAGACGATGCAATTATCAACGGGCAGGTTTCATCGACATTGGTTGTAACGGCCAATGGAAATTATAAAGTAAGAGCTATAAATGGTGTGACTTCTTGTGATCAGACTTCTGACGTAACAACTGTGGAAGTTGCTGATACCACAAGTCCCGTTATAACCTGTCCGGCAAACATTACACAAACTGCTGAAGCAGGAAAATGCGGCGCAAACATTTCGATTACAAACCCAACGGCTACCGACAACTGTTCGACTGCTTTTACTTTCACAGGAGTCCGTTCGGATGCTTTGGCTTTAAACGCGGCTTATCCTACTGGCATAACCACCATTTTTTGGACCGCTACCGATGCTTCGGGAAATGTTTCGGCAGCCTGTACACAAACCATTACGATTATCGATAGCGAAAAACCAATCATAAACTGTCTGGCAAACATCACTCAGGTTACAGATCCGGGAACTTGCAACGCAAGCGTTACGATCACAAACCCAACCGCGACTGACAACTGTTCGACTGCCTTTACTTTTACAGGAGTGCGTTCAGATGCTTTGCCATTAACGGCTGCTTATCCTACTGGCGTAACCACTATTACATGGACTGCGACAGATGCTTCGGGAAATGTTTCGACAGCCTGCGCACAGACCATTACCATTACCGATACTGTAAAACCGGTTCTAAAATGTCCGGCAAACCTTATACAAACGACCGATACAGGAAAATGCAGTGCAAGCGTTACGATCACAAACCCGACTGCGACTGACAACTGCTCAACTGTCTTTACTTTCACAGGAGTGCGTTCGGATGCTTTGGCTTTAAACGCGGCTTATCCTACTGGCGTAACCACTATTACATGGACTGCCACAGATGCTTCAGGAAATGTTTCGACACCTTGTACACAGACCATTACCATTACCGATGGCGAAAAACCAATCATCAGCTGTCCGGTAAGTATTACACAAACTACCGACGCCGGAAAATGCACTGCAAGCGTTACGATCACAAACCCAACGGCTACCGACAACTGTTCGACTGCCTTTACTTTCACAGGAGTTCGTTCGGATGCTTTGCCATTAACCGCTGCTTATCCGATAGGCTCCAGTACAATTAGATGGACTGCGACAGATGCTTCGGGAAATGTTTCGACAGCCTGTACACAGACCATTACCATTACCGATACCGAAAAACCGGTTATCACTTGTCCTGCAAACCTTACACAAACTACTGGTGCAGGAGCATGCGGTGCAAACCTTACGATCACAAACCCAACGGCTACTGACAACTGTTCGACTGCCTTTACTTTCGCAGGAGTGCGTTCGGATGCTTTGGCTTTAACGGCTGCTTATCCAACCGGGATCACGACAATTACATGGACTGTGACAGATGCTTCGGGAAATGTTTCGACACCTTGTACACAAACCATTACCATTACCGATAAAGAAAAACCAATCATAATCATTCCATCCAATATTGAACAAACTGCCGATGCAGGAAAATGTGGTGCAAAAGTTACTATTGTAAATCCAACTGCGACTGATAATTGCTCAACTGCCTTTACTTTCACAGGAGTGCGTTCGGATGCTTTGGCATTAACCGATGTTTATCCTATAGGTACAACCACCATTAGCTGGACGGCTACCGATGCTTCGGGAAATATTTCGTCATCTTGCGTACAAACCATTAAAATTACCGATACCGAAAAACCGGTTATCACTTGTCCGGCAAACATTACACAAACGGTTGATGCCGCAACATGCAGTGCAAACCTTACGATCACAAACCCAACGGCTACTGATAACTGTTCAACTGCCTTTACTTTCACGGCAGTGCGTTCAGATGCTTTGGCTTTAACTGCCGCTTATCCTATAGGTACAACCACCATTAGTTGGACCGCCATTGATAATAATGGTAATGTGGCAACCTGCGAACAGCAGGTTACGGTATTGGGTTCGATAAAAGCGACCAATGATTCAGGAGCTCCCGTAAATAGTACTGTAGGGGGTATGGTTGTAAATGTTTTAGACAATGACTTGCTGAATTGCACAACAGCAACAGCAGCTAAGGTAAAAATTGCTTTGGCAGGGACCTTGCCCGCAGGAATAAATTTTGACACCGCTACGGGTAAAGTAAGTGTAAATGCACATACCCCGGCAGGAACCTATACCTTTGATTATACGATTTGTGATCTTTTGAATCCTACAAATTGCAGTACATCGACAGTTACAATAGAAATTGAAGCTTCCAAAATAGAAACCCCTGTCCAAACGCCATCCTTTACGATTGGCGCTACAGGAGGTACTACGCCTTCGATAGTATCCGGCAATACCCTAAACGGTCAGCCGGTAGTCATCGGTACCAAACCGGGAGAGGTAACCCTTACAGGTACAAAAGTGCCGGCAGGATTTACGCTAAATCCCGACGGAACAGTTACCGTTCCGCCAAATACACCTGGAGGAAGTTATACGGTCGAATATCAGCTGTGTGAAGTAATTAACCCCGCCAATTGTAATACGTCTACCGTTACAATAGAGGTGGAAGCCTCCAAAATAGAAACCCCTGTCCAAATGCCATCCTTTACTATTGGGGCTACGGGAGGTACTACGCCTTCGATAGTATCCGGCAATACTATAAACGGTCAGCCGGTAGTCATTGGTACCAAACCGGGAGAGGTAACCCTTACCGCTACACAGGTACCACCGGGATTTACGCTAAACCCCGACGGAACAGTAACCGTTCCGCCAAATACACCTGGAGGAAGTTATACGGTCGAATATCAGTTGTGCGAAGTAAGCAATCCTGCCAATTGCAGTACAGGTTCAGTTAAAATAGAGATCGAAGCTTCCAAAATAGAAACCCCTGTCCAAACGCCATCCTTTACTATTGGCGCTACAGGAGGAACTACGCCTTCGATAGTATCCGATGTTAAAATAAACGGTCAGCCGGTAGTCATTGGTACCAAACCGGGAGAGGTAACCCTTAGCGGTACAAAAGTGCCGGCAGGATTTACACTAAACCCTGACGGAACGGTTACAGTTCCGCCAAACACAGCCGGAGGAAGTTATACGGTCGAATATCAAATGTGCGAAGTGAGTAACCCTGCCAATTGCAGTACAGGTTCTGTTACAATAGAAATTAAAGGACCAACAAACAACTGTGAGATTAAGGTATCCAATGCCTTTTCTCCAAATGGAGATTCCCTGAACAATCGTTTCTATATCCAGGGGCTCGAATGTTATCCGGATAATACCGTAGAAATCTACAATCGCTGGGGCAAGCTGATATACAAATGTGAGCGCTACAACAATGAAGATCGTGTTTTCACTGGAGGAAACGGCGAAGTGGCCGGAACCTATTATTATGTCTTAAAATACAGGGATAGTAACGCTCAAACTCATGAAAAAGCAGGATACGTATTTATCAGTAAATAGCCTATTGGGTAGGCAAGATCAAAAATTAACAATCGTTAATCTTCATTCTAAAATCTATGTGTTAAAATAATAGCCACAGCTTATAAGGATTAAAATAATCTGCTCAATCTGCCAAATCTGCGTGAAATGTGAGATGTAAACTGCGAAATGCGACTGTAAACTGCGACTGCAAACTCTGAAAAGTGAAACGTTTTTTTATAGGCGCAGTACCTATGTAACTATGTGTTAAAATAATGATACCCAAGAGGGGTTAATTGTAGCCCGCGGTCTGAACACGAATTCCACGAATTTACACAAATTAGTGGCAATTGGAACGCTGAAATTTTTAACACATAGAAACATAGATTTCTATTGCGAAAAGAGGATACAAAAAGAAATAAATTTCTTTCGCATAGCAGGATATGCGTTTTATTTGAAGTGAAACGCCTTTTTTATAGGTGCAGTACCTATGTTTCTATGTGTTGAGGTAATAGCCACAGCTTATAAGGATTAAAAGGATTAGCTCACCCGAGCGATAGCGAATTGGCGAAGCAAATCATAACAGAAATTCTGTATAGAATATTGTCAACCTTTGTCGAATTCAGCATGTGATTTCTCCCTCCGGTCGAAATGACAACTTTGCGACAACCCTTTGCGACAACCCTTTGTGATAAACCTTTGTGACAAGCCTTTGTCCGGTTGAGCGAAGTCGAAGCCCCCGCTACAATTGCCTCCTTCGACTTCGCTCAGGGCGACAATCGTTAATCATCATTCTAAAATCAACAAACCACACCTGCTTTTCAGTTGATAAATAAACTCGTTGCGGAGCTACTTGCGAAGATTTCTCCCTCCGGTCGAAATGACAACTTTGCGATAAACCGTTGTCTGGCTATAAATCTACAAACCACACCTACTTTTCAGCTGCTAAATAAACTCGTTGCGGAGCTACTTACGAAGATTTCTCCCTCCGGTCGAAATGACAACTTTGCGATAAACCGTTGTCTGGCTATAAATCAACAAACCACACCTACTTTTCAGCTGATAAATAAACTCGTTGCGGAGCTACTTGCGAAGATTTCTCCCTCCGGTCGAAATGACAACTTTGCGACAACCCTTTGCGATAAACCTTTGCGACAACCCTTCGTCAGGCTGAGCGAAGTCGAAGCCCCCCGTACCAAATTCCAAATTCCAAATTCCAAATTCCAAATTCCAAATTCCAAATTCCACATTCTCACATTCTCACATTCTCACATTCCCACATTCCCACATTTTCACATTTCACATTCCCACATCTCACATTTCACAAAAAACATTTCACAAAAAAACATACTCCAACTACCTTATACTACCGCTTATTACCCATACAGACGCACTTATTACGTCCTTACTCGGGGATGTTGATTTTGCTCGTAAAATTCTTACTGTTATTAGATATTTGTCTCAAAATGTAAGGATTATGAAAAAAAACTACTTATACGCAAGCAGTATAGGGCAAGCAAAACCGGACCGATCTACAGGCTTAGATACAGTGCCCCATCACAAAGTTGTCATTTCGACCGAAGGGAGACTCGAGCGACAGCGAACAGACGGAGTAAATTACATTCTCGAAGTTTCTTTAAACCGTAAACCACTACTGCCGATTGGCGAGGGCTATAGGCCTTTAACAGCAACTGCGGTCAGTCGTTCCTGCGGGTATCACTACCACTCAAACAAGCCCATAAGCTGCCCGGCTCGTTTATTTAATGACCTCAGCTCCAACCTTATTTTTTTACAGAAAGTGGAAACCGTTTATGGTTTGGCCTAAAACAATCTTAAAGACCTGATTATTTAATGAATAACAAAATTACCTATGCAAAATATTAATTTTAAAACAGCCCATTTCCGCCCTGTATTTCCTAAAAAATACATCAGGTATTCGTTTTTGCTCCAAATAATAGCCATGCTATTGCTTCCTTATATGGTGCACAGTCAATGTGGCGCTAACTTAGCTGTAAACCCAGGTTTTGAGTCAGGTTTTCAGGGATGGGGATCTAATGTATCATTGGTTCAGAGTGGAGCATGGTTTTCCGAACCGACCAGAACTAAAAGTGATCGTAGCTATGCTGTAAATGTTTATGAGGGATCCTACTCTGCTAATGTTTCCGGTGGATCCGTATATCAGGATTTTGATACTTCGGGATTCCGTAGTGTTGATTATTCGTTTGCCTTTTTAGGAAGCGATGCTAGTGGTTGGCATGGTGGTGCAGGGTTAACCTTACAAGCGGGTCCTCCGGGAGGTCCTTATACTGATGTAATTCAAACTTTAGAGTACGACTTAAATTGGCATTTAGTTACCGGAAGTTATCAAGTACCGGCCAATCAAACCAAGACAAGGTTTGTTTTTGCGTATACAGGAGCAACTTTATTAGGTTCGGACGGGGGATCAATTGTTTATGGAACTTTTATAGATGATGTAAGTTTTAAGGGTGTTCTAAATGAACCGGCCGTTAGTTTCATTGGTAATAATTCGATTTGTAAAGGGAATTCGAAAACAATGAGGGCCTCTGGTAATTCTGGCGCAACATTTAATTGGTACGATGCAACCGGAACCACTTTACTGTATACAGGACAAAGCTACACTACTCCGGCTTTATCGAGTGAGACGACTTATAAAGTACAGCAGGTTTTGAATTCGAGCTGTAAAAGCGGCTTCACCAGTATAACGGTTTACGTAGAAGACTTACCTAATGCTAGTATCTCGGGAGCTTCAAAAGCCTGTGTAAAAACTACCTTACAAGCAGATGCCTATTATCGTAATTCTATTAATTTGGCTAAATTTGTTTGGTATAAAGATGATGCCGTCATCAACGGGGAAACTCGACCAACTCTTGTGGTAACAGCCAGTGGAAATTATAAATTAAAAGTTATCAGTGCCAGTATTAATGCTTGCGAGCAGACTTCTGCTCCTCTAGCTGTAGAAATAGTTCCCGATATCGAAAAACCGGTCATCACTTGTGCGGCCAACATTACACAAACGGCCGATGCCGGAAAATGCACGGCAAATGTTACGATCACCAATCCAACTGCGACAGACAACTGTTCAACTGTCTTTACTTTCACAGGAGTTCGTTCGGATGCTTTGGCTTTAACGGCTGCTTATCCTTTGGGGAAAACCACTATTTCGTGGACTGCTAAGGACGATTCTGGAAATGTTTCGGCATCTTGCGATCAGACCATTACCATAACCGATACCGAAAAACCGGTCATCACTTGTGCGGACAACATGAACCAGGGGGCCGATTTCGGAAAATGCACTTCAAATGTTATCATCACAAAACCAACTGCGACTGACAACTGTTCAACAGTCTTTACTTTCACGGGAATCCGTTCAGATGCTTTGGCTTTAACGGATGCTTATCCTTTGGGCACAACCACCATTAGTTGGACGGCGAAGGATGGTGCCGGAAATGTTTCGGCATCTTGCGATCAGACCATTACCATTACCGATACCGAAAAACCGGTGATAATTTGTCCGGCCAACATTAGCCAAACGGCCGATGTCGGAAAATGCACGGCAAACGTTACGATCACCAACCCAACTGCGACAGACAACTGTTCGACTGCGGTTACTTTCACAGGAACCCGTTCAGATGCTTTGGCTTTAACGGCTGCTTATCCTTTGGGGAAAACCACGATTAGTTGGACTGCTAAAGACGATTCTGGAAATGTTTCGACATCCTGTGATCAGACCATTACCATTACCGATACCGAAAAACCGGTTATCACTTGT harbors:
- a CDS encoding HYR domain-containing protein, which translates into the protein MQNTSFKKLDFLNLLYKEYRGYSFLLRIALLVLPYIAHSQCTVNTVNPGFELPVGGGIVNQSQVPGWKTTAPDGSIEIWARVNAENFLPFEGNQFVELNAYVAAGLYQDFDTREATTFNYSFAHRGRKGTDVMVLKAGPPGGPYTEVTRAATGNTAWKAYTGTYQIPVYQSTTRFIFEAVSTSTGNVAMGNLLDAINFTATLGTPPVTGAGSAACEGNSVTLTASAKPGSTVNWYNSSGILLYTGLSYTTPALFSNTKYQIEQVSSSGCKSGLSDINVTVTPRPAITLSGAAKACLTTTLTAVTNAASPKFVWYKDDAIINGQVSSTLVVTANGNYKVRAINGVTSCDQTSDVTTVEVADTTSPVITCPANITQTAEAGKCGANISITNPTATDNCSTAFTFTGVRSDALALNAAYPTGITTIFWTATDASGNVSAACTQTITIIDSEKPIINCLANITQVTDPGTCNASVTITNPTATDNCSTAFTFTGVRSDALPLTAAYPTGVTTITWTATDASGNVSTACAQTITITDTVKPVLKCPANLIQTTDTGKCSASVTITNPTATDNCSTVFTFTGVRSDALALNAAYPTGVTTITWTATDASGNVSTPCTQTITITDGEKPIISCPVSITQTTDAGKCTASVTITNPTATDNCSTAFTFTGVRSDALPLTAAYPIGSSTIRWTATDASGNVSTACTQTITITDTEKPVITCPANLTQTTGAGACGANLTITNPTATDNCSTAFTFAGVRSDALALTAAYPTGITTITWTVTDASGNVSTPCTQTITITDKEKPIIIIPSNIEQTADAGKCGAKVTIVNPTATDNCSTAFTFTGVRSDALALTDVYPIGTTTISWTATDASGNISSSCVQTIKITDTEKPVITCPANITQTVDAATCSANLTITNPTATDNCSTAFTFTAVRSDALALTAAYPIGTTTISWTAIDNNGNVATCEQQVTVLGSIKATNDSGAPVNSTVGGMVVNVLDNDLLNCTTATAAKVKIALAGTLPAGINFDTATGKVSVNAHTPAGTYTFDYTICDLLNPTNCSTSTVTIEIEASKIETPVQTPSFTIGATGGTTPSIVSGNTLNGQPVVIGTKPGEVTLTGTKVPAGFTLNPDGTVTVPPNTPGGSYTVEYQLCEVINPANCNTSTVTIEVEASKIETPVQMPSFTIGATGGTTPSIVSGNTINGQPVVIGTKPGEVTLTATQVPPGFTLNPDGTVTVPPNTPGGSYTVEYQLCEVSNPANCSTGSVKIEIEASKIETPVQTPSFTIGATGGTTPSIVSDVKINGQPVVIGTKPGEVTLSGTKVPAGFTLNPDGTVTVPPNTAGGSYTVEYQMCEVSNPANCSTGSVTIEIKGPTNNCEIKVSNAFSPNGDSLNNRFYIQGLECYPDNTVEIYNRWGKLIYKCERYNNEDRVFTGGNGEVAGTYYYVLKYRDSNAQTHEKAGYVFISK